A stretch of the Xiphophorus couchianus chromosome 15, X_couchianus-1.0, whole genome shotgun sequence genome encodes the following:
- the LOC114158447 gene encoding histidine triad nucleotide-binding protein 3-like, with product MEGKTSREFDESCIFCHFAHNRDEETTVLKQDKEFVCFRDIDPVAPHHYLVIPRDHIVSCKSLNRTHIDLVERMAKFGKEVLLDQGITDMENVRLGFHQPPFISVKHLHLHVLAPASQISTSMQYKFTPGTDRFIAERSLRERLKKVSPLTFASFRQYLGF from the exons ATGGAAGGAAAGACTTCTAGAGAGTTTGATGAATCGtgtattttctgccattttgcGCACAATAGAGACGAAGAAACGACTGTTCTTAAGCAG GACAAAGAGTTTGTTTGCTTCAGAGATATTGATCCTGTTGCTCCTCATCACTACCTGGTTATTCCTAGAGACCACATTGTCAGCTGCAAATCACTGAACAGAACCCACATTGACCTCG TTGAAAGGATGGCCAAATTTGGGAAAGAAGTCCTCCTGGACCAGGGGATCACTGATATGGAGAATGTAAG GTTGGGGTTCCATCAGCCTCCCTTCATCTCAGTAAAACACCTTCACCTCCATGTGCTCGCCCCGGCTAGCCAGATCTCGACTTCTATGCAGTACAAGTTCACCCCAGGAACTGACCGTTTTATTGCT GAAAGGTCTCTAAGGGAGCGTTTGAAGAAAGTGTCTCCACTTACCTTTGCAAGTTTTAGACAATATTTGGGATTTTAG